From the genome of Candidatus Electrothrix communis, one region includes:
- a CDS encoding acyl-CoA dehydrogenase family protein, producing the protein MDYFLTEEQQMIKDTARELSEEKIIPKRAELDEKNEFAGAILKDIAKADLFSIFVPEEYGGFGGGCFETVLALEELARGCVGVATSFAANGLGILPVLVAGSKEMKEKYLPALAEGSSWAAFGLTEAGAGSDAAGIKTTAVLDGDEWVLNGTKQWITNGGEAQIYTIIALTNPEKGIRGASLFVVEDGDPGFSYGKKEDKMGIRASATRELIMKDCRIPKDRLIGKKGTGFITVMKTLDVSRPSIAALAVGLGQAALDEAVVYAKQRVQFDKPIISFQAVQHMLADMAIQVEAARSLVYGTARHIDAHPKDMSKGSSMCKVFATDMAMKVTTDAVQVMGGYGYMKEYPVEKMMRDAKILQIYEGTNQIQRNVIGQELNKEYA; encoded by the coding sequence GTGGATTATTTTCTGACTGAAGAACAACAAATGATCAAGGATACCGCCCGTGAGCTTTCCGAGGAAAAGATCATTCCCAAGCGGGCAGAGCTTGATGAAAAAAATGAATTTGCCGGTGCGATCCTTAAAGATATAGCTAAGGCGGACCTGTTTTCTATATTTGTTCCGGAGGAATATGGCGGTTTCGGTGGTGGCTGTTTTGAAACCGTTTTGGCCCTGGAAGAGCTGGCCCGAGGCTGCGTGGGTGTGGCGACGAGCTTTGCCGCCAACGGTCTGGGCATTCTGCCTGTGCTGGTTGCGGGCAGCAAGGAGATGAAAGAAAAATATCTTCCTGCTCTTGCTGAGGGATCCAGCTGGGCTGCCTTTGGCTTAACCGAGGCTGGTGCTGGCTCGGACGCAGCCGGTATCAAAACGACAGCAGTGCTTGACGGTGATGAATGGGTCCTTAACGGTACCAAGCAATGGATCACCAACGGCGGCGAGGCACAAATCTATACGATTATTGCCCTGACCAATCCGGAAAAAGGTATTCGCGGCGCATCGCTCTTTGTTGTAGAAGATGGTGACCCAGGTTTTTCTTACGGAAAAAAGGAAGATAAGATGGGGATCCGAGCATCAGCCACCCGTGAGCTGATCATGAAAGATTGCCGTATTCCCAAGGATCGCCTGATTGGGAAAAAGGGTACAGGATTTATCACGGTTATGAAGACCTTGGATGTCTCACGCCCCAGTATTGCAGCCCTTGCTGTTGGTCTGGGCCAGGCTGCCCTTGATGAGGCAGTGGTCTATGCCAAGCAGCGTGTGCAGTTCGATAAACCGATCATTAGCTTTCAGGCTGTGCAGCATATGCTGGCGGACATGGCTATCCAGGTCGAGGCAGCCAGAAGTTTAGTCTATGGTACAGCTCGTCATATTGATGCCCATCCCAAGGATATGAGCAAGGGCTCGTCCATGTGTAAGGTTTTTGCCACGGATATGGCCATGAAGGTGACCACGGATGCTGTGCAGGTTATGGGCGGCTACGGGTATATGAAGGAATATCCGGTGGAAAAGATGATGCGAGATGCCAAGATTCTTCAGATTTATGAAGGAACTAACCAGATTCAGCGTAATGTGATTGGGCAGGAACTGAATAAGGAATACGCATAA
- a CDS encoding electron transfer flavoprotein subunit beta/FixA family protein encodes MNIVVCIKQVPDAKDVRLDPKTNTMSREGVQSIMNPFDRHALEEGVSLKEKVGGKVTVLSMGPPQAEEVLREAIACGADEGVLVSDRAFAGADTWATSYTLAKAVETVGNADLILCGKQAIDGDTAQVGPGLAYQLNLPYVTCVQKTREVSESAIQVERMMDDGYDVVQLPLPALLTVVKDINEPRVPSLKGKMKAKKVEIKVLSAADIGAEADCIGLAGSPTQVAKVFSPEPRGERRMFSGSVEEQVEQLVDEIRGYL; translated from the coding sequence ATGAATATCGTCGTCTGTATAAAACAGGTACCTGATGCCAAGGATGTCCGGCTGGATCCCAAGACAAATACCATGTCCAGGGAGGGTGTGCAATCGATCATGAATCCCTTTGATCGCCATGCCTTGGAAGAGGGTGTCAGCTTAAAAGAAAAAGTTGGTGGTAAGGTCACAGTGTTGTCTATGGGACCGCCCCAGGCTGAAGAGGTTCTGCGTGAGGCCATTGCCTGCGGTGCCGATGAAGGGGTGCTGGTATCTGACCGGGCTTTTGCCGGAGCTGATACCTGGGCCACCTCTTACACGCTTGCCAAGGCAGTCGAGACTGTTGGTAATGCTGATCTGATCCTTTGCGGGAAACAGGCCATTGACGGCGACACAGCTCAGGTTGGTCCTGGATTGGCATATCAGTTGAATTTGCCCTATGTCACCTGTGTGCAGAAGACCCGTGAGGTGAGTGAGAGCGCCATTCAGGTGGAACGCATGATGGATGACGGGTATGATGTGGTGCAGCTTCCCCTTCCTGCCTTGCTCACTGTGGTTAAGGATATCAATGAGCCTCGAGTACCTTCTTTGAAGGGCAAGATGAAGGCGAAAAAGGTGGAGATCAAGGTTTTGTCTGCTGCCGATATCGGAGCTGAAGCGGATTGCATTGGGCTGGCTGGTTCACCGACCCAAGTGGCTAAAGTTTTTTCTCCTGAACCGCGCGGGGAACGGCGAATGTTTTCAGGATCAGTTGAGGAGCAGGTTGAGCAACTGGTGGATGAGATCAGAGGGTACTTATAA
- a CDS encoding beta-ketoacyl-ACP synthase III, which produces MHRAVVLGTGSCLPRRVLTNDDLEQMVDTSDEWITARTGIRTRRIAGDGEQNYQLASQAAEKALEAAGVSAEEIDLVIVATLTPHMMMPSCACFVQAEIGAKNAFAFDLNAACSGFLYGLDMAGKYIAATPDMKVLLIGSETLSARMNWEDRNTCILFGDGAGACVLTGAEQRGIVDCNLYSDGSLWKLLYMDSPASRNPDLLIEERNGCFMQMTGRDVFKHAVRAMESAVLDLLDRQQVSINDISLIIPHQANIRILSKLTERLGADQEKVFINVDKYGNTSAASIPIALDEANRQKRLEQGDLVLFCSFGGGFTWGSMLMQW; this is translated from the coding sequence ATGCACCGTGCTGTTGTCCTTGGAACCGGTTCCTGTCTGCCTCGTCGGGTGCTGACAAATGATGATCTTGAACAGATGGTGGATACCTCGGATGAATGGATTACCGCTCGTACCGGTATCCGTACTCGACGTATCGCCGGTGATGGTGAACAAAACTACCAACTGGCATCCCAGGCGGCGGAAAAAGCTTTAGAAGCAGCCGGAGTCAGTGCGGAAGAGATTGATCTGGTCATTGTTGCTACCCTGACCCCCCATATGATGATGCCCTCCTGTGCTTGTTTTGTCCAAGCCGAGATCGGGGCGAAAAATGCCTTTGCCTTTGACCTGAACGCTGCCTGCTCCGGTTTTCTTTATGGGCTTGATATGGCGGGAAAGTATATAGCTGCAACCCCGGATATGAAAGTCCTGCTGATCGGCTCGGAGACCCTTTCTGCGCGGATGAACTGGGAGGATCGCAATACCTGTATTTTGTTTGGTGATGGCGCCGGAGCCTGCGTGCTCACCGGTGCTGAACAACGCGGGATTGTGGATTGTAATCTTTATTCCGATGGTAGCCTCTGGAAGTTGCTCTATATGGACAGTCCGGCCAGTCGCAATCCAGATCTTCTCATCGAAGAACGCAACGGCTGTTTTATGCAGATGACCGGACGTGATGTTTTCAAGCATGCTGTTCGGGCTATGGAAAGCGCTGTTCTTGATCTGCTCGATCGTCAGCAGGTTTCAATCAATGACATTTCTTTGATCATTCCCCATCAGGCAAACATTCGAATTCTCAGCAAGTTAACGGAAAGACTCGGCGCTGACCAGGAAAAGGTATTCATAAACGTCGACAAATATGGTAATACTTCCGCAGCAAGCATTCCAATAGCCCTTGATGAAGCCAATAGGCAAAAACGCCTCGAACAAGGTGATCTTGTGCTATTCTGTTCCTTCGGCGGTGGGTTCACTTGGGGTTCCATGCTTATGCAATGGTAG
- the mobB gene encoding molybdopterin-guanine dinucleotide biosynthesis protein B: MKKEKNSHPSSDPLSDPQTPYPVLGICGYSGVGKTTLIEALIPQLRSRGLHVAVVKDGAHKVQVDAPGKDSDRFFSAGADVALLGEQHFIRHHQQGDLTAFLITLCSSYDIVLVEGHATTAIPKIWLSGPEGRSGVPPENKGQVLETLSREQATIDHLFALVQSLITTRWERTPVWGCVLIGGRSSRMGRPKHLIRDKDKTWLEHAVKTLTPKMDRVVLSGSGEIPASLAALPRIPDAPGLAGPLAGILSVMRWQRGVSWLVMACDQPDVQPESLDWLLAQRQPGVRAVLPDLLGDGHLEPLLAWYDFRCRPQLETIAASGSLRISQLAHQVGVHHFQPPEHLHNSWRNVNTPDQIIRKDKRAWRKLENPC, from the coding sequence ATGAAAAAAGAAAAGAATTCACACCCATCATCAGATCCCTTATCAGATCCACAGACTCCCTACCCTGTTCTGGGAATCTGTGGATATAGCGGGGTAGGTAAAACCACCCTAATCGAGGCATTAATCCCCCAGCTGCGCTCCAGAGGCCTGCACGTCGCTGTGGTCAAAGACGGTGCCCATAAGGTCCAGGTTGATGCTCCGGGCAAGGACAGTGATCGTTTTTTTTCCGCCGGTGCTGATGTCGCTCTGCTGGGGGAACAGCATTTTATCCGCCACCATCAACAGGGTGACCTGACCGCCTTCCTGATCACTCTCTGTTCTTCCTATGATATTGTTCTGGTCGAGGGACATGCGACAACGGCAATACCAAAAATCTGGCTTTCCGGCCCCGAAGGCCGGAGTGGTGTGCCGCCTGAAAATAAGGGCCAGGTTCTCGAAACCCTGAGCAGGGAGCAGGCCACGATTGACCACCTCTTCGCCCTTGTCCAATCGTTGATCACGACCAGATGGGAGCGGACGCCCGTCTGGGGATGCGTCCTGATCGGCGGCAGGAGCAGTCGGATGGGTAGGCCCAAGCATCTTATCCGAGACAAAGACAAAACCTGGCTCGAACATGCGGTGAAAACCTTGACCCCCAAGATGGATCGGGTTGTCCTTTCCGGTTCAGGAGAAATCCCGGCGTCACTTGCCGCCCTGCCCCGCATTCCAGATGCACCCGGCCTGGCTGGCCCCCTTGCCGGAATCCTTTCAGTCATGCGCTGGCAACGTGGCGTCTCCTGGTTGGTGATGGCCTGTGACCAGCCTGATGTGCAGCCGGAAAGTCTAGATTGGCTCCTTGCCCAACGTCAACCCGGTGTCCGGGCTGTTCTGCCCGACCTGCTCGGGGACGGTCATCTTGAACCACTCCTAGCCTGGTATGATTTTCGCTGCCGTCCACAACTGGAAACCATCGCCGCATCCGGCTCTCTCCGGATCAGTCAGCTGGCGCATCAGGTCGGCGTCCACCATTTTCAACCTCCCGAGCACCTGCACAATTCCTGGCGCAATGTCAACACCCCTGATCAAATAATACGAAAAGACAAGAGAGCTTGGCGAAAATTGGAGAACCCATGCTGA
- the plsX gene encoding phosphate acyltransferase PlsX, protein MKIALDAMGGDQGPELLIDGALRALKRKKELKIILLGPENLLKERIAQCADSGNVAGRLLVEHAPETVTMEESPVEAIRKKKDSTIMRGFDLVKSGQADAMVSAGHSGATMAAAIRKLGRLEGVSRPGIASLFPTRKAPVMLMDIGANVDCRPQHLFQFAVMASSCCALLQNRNSPRVGLLSIGSEPGKGNALIKETHELLRQSNLNFVGNVEGRDVYGGELDVVVCDGFVGNISLKISEGLAEAAMQMLKDEIMKSLRAKIGYLLIRKAFAAFRKRVDYAEYGGAPLLGINGIGIICHGSSSSVAICNAIGEAAKLVENKVNDSIVQSLRQYITA, encoded by the coding sequence GTGAAGATAGCCCTTGATGCCATGGGTGGTGATCAGGGCCCTGAACTCTTGATTGACGGAGCTCTCCGCGCTCTCAAGAGGAAAAAAGAGCTCAAGATAATCCTGCTCGGGCCTGAAAACCTTCTGAAAGAACGGATTGCGCAATGTGCTGATTCCGGCAATGTCGCCGGAAGACTGCTTGTTGAGCATGCCCCTGAGACAGTCACTATGGAAGAGTCCCCTGTGGAGGCCATCCGCAAGAAAAAGGACTCAACCATAATGCGTGGCTTTGACCTTGTTAAGAGCGGGCAGGCAGATGCCATGGTGTCAGCGGGTCATTCCGGGGCGACCATGGCAGCAGCCATACGTAAGCTCGGGCGATTGGAAGGGGTTTCTCGCCCAGGTATTGCCAGCCTGTTCCCGACGCGCAAGGCTCCGGTCATGTTGATGGATATCGGAGCTAATGTGGATTGTCGCCCTCAGCATCTTTTCCAGTTCGCGGTTATGGCTTCTTCCTGTTGTGCCCTTTTACAGAATAGGAATAGTCCTCGTGTCGGTCTGCTCAGTATCGGCTCTGAGCCGGGTAAGGGAAACGCCTTGATCAAGGAAACCCATGAGCTGCTTAGGCAGAGCAATCTTAATTTTGTCGGCAACGTGGAAGGTCGCGACGTGTATGGTGGCGAACTTGATGTTGTGGTTTGTGACGGCTTTGTCGGCAATATCTCCCTCAAAATCAGTGAGGGGCTCGCTGAAGCGGCCATGCAGATGTTGAAAGATGAAATTATGAAGTCTCTCCGGGCGAAAATAGGCTATCTCCTTATCCGTAAGGCCTTTGCAGCATTTCGTAAACGGGTGGATTATGCCGAATACGGCGGCGCACCTTTATTAGGGATCAACGGGATCGGTATTATTTGCCACGGTTCATCGTCATCGGTAGCTATTTGTAACGCCATAGGTGAGGCTGCCAAGTTGGTGGAGAATAAAGTGAACGATTCCATTGTCCAATCATTGCGCCAGTATATCACCGCGTAG
- a CDS encoding electron transfer flavoprotein subunit alpha — MLIVNTETCIGCGACEANCAFGAITLEDGIAVVGDTCTLCGSCVDSCEVEALRIEGAEKKVQADLSAWSGIWVFAEARHGKIAPVAFELLGIGRQLADQRKASLTAVLLGADLRDKTDELIAAGADKVLLADDPALAQYREDVYGKVLEHLITEYKPEVLLAGATAIGRSVIPQVATALSAGLTADCTDLAIRAEDGVLLQTRPAFGGNIMATIECPRSRPQMATVRPNVMAPAESDSSRTGEVVDVELSLELLSSKVEVLETVICEEEQGNIRESEVLVSGGRGMENEKGFALLRELAGELNGTVSASRAAVDAGWIGYPCQVGQTGKTVSPKLYFACGISGAVQHTVGMQSAETIVAINRDEKAPIFDLATYGLVGDLFEILPLLTQKIKEQRGHVS; from the coding sequence ATGCTTATAGTTAATACCGAAACCTGCATAGGTTGCGGAGCCTGTGAAGCCAACTGCGCTTTCGGCGCAATTACTTTGGAAGACGGCATTGCCGTGGTCGGCGACACCTGCACCCTTTGCGGTTCCTGCGTGGACAGCTGCGAAGTCGAAGCCTTGCGCATTGAAGGGGCTGAGAAAAAAGTACAGGCCGATCTCTCTGCTTGGTCAGGCATCTGGGTCTTTGCCGAAGCCAGGCACGGGAAGATTGCCCCGGTGGCCTTTGAACTTTTGGGCATTGGTAGGCAATTGGCTGATCAACGCAAGGCTTCTCTGACAGCGGTTCTGCTCGGAGCAGACCTGCGTGATAAGACGGATGAGCTGATCGCGGCAGGTGCGGATAAGGTCTTGCTGGCTGATGACCCGGCCTTGGCCCAGTACCGTGAAGATGTGTACGGTAAGGTCTTGGAGCATCTGATTACCGAATACAAGCCCGAGGTACTGCTGGCCGGTGCCACCGCCATTGGTCGTTCGGTTATCCCTCAAGTGGCGACCGCCTTAAGCGCCGGACTGACGGCGGATTGTACCGACCTTGCCATACGTGCGGAAGACGGAGTCCTTCTCCAGACCAGACCCGCCTTTGGCGGCAATATTATGGCGACCATTGAGTGTCCTCGTTCTCGTCCGCAGATGGCCACTGTACGACCCAATGTTATGGCCCCAGCTGAGTCAGACTCCTCCCGAACCGGTGAGGTTGTCGACGTCGAACTCTCCCTGGAGCTCCTGTCCTCCAAGGTCGAGGTCCTGGAAACAGTGATCTGCGAGGAAGAGCAGGGGAATATTCGTGAGTCGGAGGTTCTGGTCAGTGGCGGTCGGGGGATGGAAAACGAAAAGGGTTTTGCATTGCTTCGGGAGCTTGCTGGTGAACTGAACGGGACAGTGTCCGCTTCCAGAGCTGCGGTGGATGCCGGTTGGATCGGCTATCCCTGTCAGGTGGGACAGACCGGTAAGACTGTCAGTCCTAAACTGTATTTTGCTTGCGGAATATCTGGAGCTGTCCAACACACGGTGGGTATGCAATCTGCAGAAACCATTGTGGCGATTAACCGGGACGAAAAAGCACCGATTTTTGACCTTGCCACCTATGGGCTGGTGGGGGATTTGTTTGAAATTCTGCCTCTACTCACCCAAAAAATAAAGGAGCAGCGTGGTCATGTCTCTTGA
- the rpmF gene encoding 50S ribosomal protein L32 encodes MALPKRRHSRSRTRKRRSHDFLTGPSVGRCSECGEPKMPHQLCSGCGTYKGKTFYQFGDELD; translated from the coding sequence ATGGCATTACCAAAAAGACGACATTCACGTTCACGAACCCGTAAACGGAGATCGCACGATTTTTTAACCGGTCCCAGTGTGGGCCGTTGCTCAGAGTGTGGTGAGCCGAAAATGCCGCATCAGTTATGTTCCGGTTGCGGAACATATAAAGGGAAAACCTTTTATCAGTTCGGAGACGAACTGGATTAG
- a CDS encoding 1,4-dihydroxy-6-naphthoate synthase, whose product MTPSLTIGYSPCPNDTFIFYALTHGKIPLRHIHFAPPLLEDVETLNSWAMNTRLDVTKLSFHALGHVQGNYTMLNAGAALGRGCGPLLITRPDQQTRPSSWRIAIPGQYTTAALLLQLFLPEHSKTIMMPFDTIMDAIKEGKADAGVIIHESRFTFQNHGLACVQDLGEWWEKETGLPIPLGCIAARTSLGQPAIKETEEAIASSLGWAYAHPEACTAYIKQHAQELDDQVISDHIKLYVNDFSRDLADIGRAAVQELLRRGKKSGIFNDKTGTSPLGVGSSV is encoded by the coding sequence ATGACCCCCTCGCTTACCATAGGCTACTCGCCATGCCCCAATGATACCTTTATCTTCTATGCCCTCACGCACGGGAAAATCCCTCTCCGGCATATCCATTTTGCACCGCCGCTGCTTGAAGACGTGGAAACCCTCAATAGCTGGGCCATGAACACTAGACTTGACGTGACCAAATTATCCTTTCATGCGTTAGGCCATGTGCAGGGCAACTACACCATGCTCAATGCGGGTGCGGCTCTCGGACGAGGCTGCGGTCCTCTCCTGATTACGCGACCGGATCAGCAGACAAGACCGTCCTCCTGGAGGATAGCCATCCCAGGCCAATACACAACCGCCGCTCTCCTCCTTCAGCTGTTTCTTCCTGAGCACAGCAAGACAATCATGATGCCCTTTGATACTATCATGGATGCTATCAAAGAGGGCAAGGCAGATGCCGGGGTGATTATCCATGAAAGCCGCTTCACCTTTCAGAATCACGGCCTTGCCTGCGTACAGGATCTGGGCGAGTGGTGGGAAAAAGAAACCGGGCTGCCCATTCCCCTGGGCTGTATCGCAGCCCGTACAAGCCTTGGCCAGCCAGCCATCAAAGAGACTGAAGAGGCCATAGCCTCCAGTCTCGGCTGGGCCTACGCCCATCCGGAAGCCTGCACCGCATATATCAAACAGCATGCTCAAGAACTGGATGACCAGGTGATTTCTGATCATATCAAGCTCTATGTTAATGATTTTTCCAGAGACCTTGCTGACATAGGACGGGCTGCCGTGCAAGAGCTTTTACGCCGAGGAAAAAAATCCGGTATTTTCAACGACAAAACCGGGACTTCTCCCCTTGGAGTCGGATCGTCAGTATGA
- the fabG gene encoding 3-oxoacyl-ACP reductase FabG encodes MSLDEKVVLVTGGSRGIGRAICLHLAAQGATIGINYVSNSTAAEEVLAEIIAQGGKGFISGFDVADSKAVQKAVKEITAEQGGVDILVNNAGITRDGLMARMKDDDWDAVLNTNLKGAFTCSKAVMRGMMKKRWGRIINITSVIGFLGNAGQVNYASAKAGLVGLTKSMARELAGRQITVNCVAPGYIATDMTSELSEDIQESIKAQIPLGSLGSPEDVAGAAAYLASEESGYMTGQTLHVNGGMYMGN; translated from the coding sequence ATGTCTCTTGATGAAAAAGTAGTCTTGGTGACCGGCGGTAGCCGGGGGATCGGACGGGCCATCTGCCTGCATCTGGCTGCTCAGGGCGCGACGATCGGCATTAATTATGTGAGCAACTCCACCGCTGCTGAAGAAGTGTTAGCCGAGATAATTGCCCAGGGCGGCAAAGGTTTTATCAGCGGTTTTGACGTTGCTGACAGCAAGGCGGTCCAGAAAGCTGTCAAGGAAATCACTGCCGAGCAGGGCGGGGTGGACATTTTGGTCAACAATGCGGGTATCACCAGAGACGGGCTCATGGCCCGGATGAAAGATGATGACTGGGATGCGGTCCTAAATACCAATCTCAAAGGTGCTTTTACCTGCTCCAAAGCGGTAATGCGTGGAATGATGAAAAAGCGCTGGGGCCGGATTATCAACATTACTTCAGTGATCGGTTTTCTTGGTAATGCCGGTCAGGTGAACTATGCATCGGCTAAGGCCGGGCTGGTCGGACTGACCAAGTCTATGGCCAGAGAACTGGCTGGACGTCAGATCACGGTCAACTGCGTCGCCCCTGGTTACATTGCAACAGATATGACCAGCGAGCTGTCTGAGGATATCCAGGAGAGCATCAAAGCGCAAATACCGTTGGGTAGTTTGGGCAGCCCGGAAGATGTAGCCGGAGCTGCGGCTTACTTGGCTTCGGAAGAAAGCGGATATATGACCGGGCAGACCCTACATGTGAATGGCGGGATGTACATGGGAAATTAA
- a CDS encoding DUF177 domain-containing protein yields MKVQFTDVSTAGNCYIITDDNWLAQTDLQKNAPVHAELTLTRKNSRRVEVRGNLNAGVLLVCDRCLADYSFAAQAAFHYILDVESEESGHIKELECTRAHLDIIQVDEPVVDISDLLRQQLYLVLPEKKVCSPDCKGLCTQCGTNLKTGECFCANETSNSPFVVLASLKKG; encoded by the coding sequence ATGAAAGTTCAATTTACAGACGTTTCTACAGCGGGCAATTGTTATATTATTACTGACGATAATTGGCTTGCTCAGACAGATCTTCAGAAAAACGCTCCGGTCCATGCGGAGTTGACGCTCACGCGAAAAAATAGTAGACGAGTTGAAGTGCGCGGGAATCTAAACGCCGGGGTGCTGCTCGTCTGTGATCGTTGCCTTGCCGACTACAGTTTTGCTGCGCAGGCCGCTTTTCATTATATACTGGATGTAGAAAGCGAAGAGAGCGGTCATATAAAAGAGCTGGAATGCACAAGGGCTCATCTTGATATTATTCAGGTTGATGAGCCGGTGGTTGATATTTCGGATCTTCTTCGGCAGCAACTCTATCTCGTGTTGCCAGAGAAAAAGGTATGCTCCCCAGATTGCAAGGGGCTGTGTACACAGTGCGGAACAAATTTGAAGACTGGAGAATGTTTCTGTGCCAACGAGACGAGCAATTCTCCTTTTGTAGTACTGGCTTCGTTGAAAAAAGGTTGA
- the acpP gene encoding acyl carrier protein: MAVAEKMIDIIEEQLSVDKEKIVPGASFVDDLGADSLDLVELIMAMEEEFDVEIPDEDAEKISTVQAAIDYVGKMQA, encoded by the coding sequence ATGGCAGTTGCAGAAAAAATGATCGACATTATTGAAGAACAGCTCAGTGTTGACAAAGAAAAAATAGTTCCTGGCGCATCTTTTGTTGATGACCTCGGTGCGGATTCCCTTGATCTGGTCGAACTGATCATGGCTATGGAAGAAGAGTTTGATGTTGAGATCCCTGATGAAGATGCAGAGAAAATTTCAACTGTCCAGGCTGCAATTGATTACGTTGGTAAAATGCAGGCATAA
- a CDS encoding rhomboid family intramembrane serine protease — protein sequence MAKIGEPMLIIPVSDGPQRRFPFVTIFLILLNIGAFFYFQHNEQQKYMQAVSWARSSGLLEIELEAYQEYLQRRHEAIPDFLHDTKKPAAIFQHLIQDDQFQSALRQQILIPPADPRFADWSPKRKIFEEKLNQSLAYRFGYSPARKNYRGITTYMFLHDDIILFLGNMVFLWFVGSWIEIGIGRILYLGIYLMTGAFSGLTFGFIHPFSQGPLLGATGAIAGLMGTYLLVYGGKRNRVLCSLGFCSRHTTVFGCFLFPFWVSKEVYLFANSPETQTVTAHVGGLLAGTMIGLIFRTNEGKQIEEEESPTKRQGAATQNRILLPEQNIQVPDNLSDKEALSLKKKIVEALKKDPNNLTELARLFHLDKRSPKSDQFHKTAGRLLRQLAAQESSQDLHAYFQEYKQVSGAPRLQPSVMLALAEIHIRSGETAQAARFLLLLMKQRPQYPGLPSSLFKLGCVYREQGKEERAEKCFQLICKQYPRTIISQQAEEMLTPPYSIAVR from the coding sequence TTGGCGAAAATTGGAGAACCCATGCTGATTATTCCTGTTTCCGACGGCCCTCAAAGACGATTTCCCTTCGTAACCATCTTCCTTATTCTGCTGAACATAGGTGCGTTCTTCTATTTTCAGCATAACGAGCAACAAAAGTACATGCAAGCTGTTTCCTGGGCCCGCTCTTCAGGACTCTTGGAAATAGAGCTAGAGGCTTATCAAGAATATCTCCAACGCCGTCATGAGGCGATTCCCGATTTTCTGCACGATACAAAGAAGCCCGCAGCGATTTTTCAGCATCTTATCCAGGATGATCAATTTCAATCCGCGCTCCGCCAGCAAATCCTGATACCGCCTGCTGATCCCCGCTTTGCTGACTGGTCTCCAAAACGAAAAATCTTTGAAGAAAAACTTAATCAAAGCCTTGCTTATCGTTTTGGTTATTCTCCGGCTCGAAAAAACTATCGCGGAATAACCACCTATATGTTCCTCCACGATGATATCATCCTTTTTCTCGGCAATATGGTGTTTCTCTGGTTTGTCGGATCTTGGATAGAAATAGGCATCGGTCGAATCCTCTATCTTGGGATCTATCTCATGACCGGGGCATTTTCTGGATTGACCTTTGGTTTCATCCATCCTTTCAGCCAAGGCCCGCTTCTCGGCGCGACCGGTGCCATTGCCGGGTTAATGGGAACCTACCTCCTGGTATACGGGGGTAAAAGAAACAGGGTGCTTTGTTCTCTAGGGTTTTGCAGTAGACACACGACGGTTTTCGGCTGTTTCCTCTTCCCCTTCTGGGTAAGCAAAGAAGTCTACCTCTTTGCCAACTCTCCAGAGACACAGACCGTTACAGCCCATGTCGGTGGCTTACTGGCTGGCACCATGATCGGTCTTATTTTCCGTACAAATGAAGGAAAACAGATAGAGGAAGAAGAAAGCCCAACAAAACGACAAGGAGCAGCGACTCAGAACCGCATCCTGTTGCCTGAGCAAAATATACAGGTTCCAGACAACCTGTCTGACAAAGAAGCTCTGAGCCTCAAGAAAAAGATTGTGGAGGCATTAAAGAAGGATCCAAATAATCTCACCGAGCTCGCCCGACTTTTTCATCTTGATAAACGCAGCCCGAAAAGTGACCAGTTTCACAAAACCGCAGGAAGACTCCTCCGGCAACTTGCGGCCCAAGAAAGCTCCCAAGATCTTCATGCGTATTTCCAAGAATACAAACAGGTAAGCGGTGCCCCTCGTTTACAGCCCTCGGTCATGCTTGCTCTTGCGGAAATACATATTCGTTCCGGCGAGACAGCCCAGGCAGCCCGCTTTCTCCTCCTCCTCATGAAACAACGCCCTCAATATCCGGGTCTCCCATCCTCTCTCTTTAAATTAGGTTGTGTTTATCGGGAGCAGGGCAAGGAAGAGCGGGCGGAAAAATGCTTTCAGCTTATCTGCAAGCAGTATCCACGGACGATTATCAGTCAACAGGCAGAAGAAATGCTGACACCGCCCTATAGTATTGCAGTTCGGTGA